The following coding sequences lie in one Streptococcus suis genomic window:
- the vicK gene encoding cell wall metabolism sensor histidine kinase VicK, which yields MINQLRYLMTTAEFWFVVILIGFLIALTVLLIENYRDNKQIKQLNQKVNALIEGNYADVLDMRGSPEITDMANSLNDLSEVIRLTHDNLEQEKTRLTSILSYMSDGVIATDRIGRIIMINDMAQKQLGLSSQKQEQYHLLEVLDLSDRYTLRDLLAQTPEIVIDHTNENEEFLTLRANFATIRSESGLISGLVVVLHDMTEQAKEERERRLFVSNVSHELRTPLTSVKSYLEALDEGALTESVAPSFVKVSLDETNRMMRMITDLLSLSRIDNQVGQIDVELINFTAFVTFILNRFDQMKNADSDKVYTIVRDYQISPIWVEIDTDKMTQVLDNILNNAIKYSPDGGTITFSMKTTDSQLIVSVSDEGLGIPKADLPRIFDRFYRVDKARSRAQGGTGLGLAIAKEIVKQHKGFIWAKSEYGHGSTFTIVLPYSKDIALDEWDDSDEEE from the coding sequence ATGATTAATCAATTACGTTATTTAATGACCACGGCAGAATTTTGGTTTGTTGTCATTTTGATTGGCTTTCTAATTGCTCTGACGGTCCTTTTGATTGAAAACTATCGGGATAATAAGCAAATTAAACAACTCAATCAAAAAGTCAACGCCTTAATTGAGGGGAATTATGCAGATGTGTTAGACATGAGGGGAAGTCCTGAAATCACAGACATGGCGAATTCTCTTAATGATCTGTCCGAGGTCATCCGCTTAACTCATGATAATTTAGAACAAGAAAAGACGCGTCTGACTTCCATCTTGTCCTATATGAGTGACGGTGTTATTGCTACAGACCGTATCGGACGGATCATCATGATTAACGATATGGCCCAGAAACAGTTGGGGCTTTCTAGCCAAAAGCAGGAGCAGTATCACCTGCTCGAGGTTTTAGATTTATCAGATCGTTACACATTGAGAGATTTGTTGGCTCAGACACCTGAGATTGTGATTGATCACACCAATGAAAACGAAGAATTTCTGACTTTACGCGCTAATTTTGCCACGATTCGTAGTGAGAGTGGTCTGATTTCTGGCTTGGTTGTCGTCTTACATGATATGACCGAGCAGGCCAAGGAAGAACGGGAACGTAGGCTGTTTGTGTCAAATGTGAGTCATGAATTGCGTACGCCATTGACTTCCGTCAAATCCTATCTAGAGGCTCTGGATGAGGGAGCGCTAACGGAGTCTGTTGCACCGAGTTTTGTTAAGGTATCCTTAGATGAGACCAACCGCATGATGCGGATGATTACAGACCTCCTAAGTTTATCGCGCATTGATAATCAGGTTGGTCAGATAGATGTCGAACTGATAAACTTTACTGCTTTTGTGACCTTTATTCTTAACCGTTTTGACCAAATGAAAAATGCTGATTCTGATAAGGTCTATACGATTGTTCGTGACTATCAAATCAGTCCTATTTGGGTTGAGATTGATACAGATAAGATGACTCAGGTTTTGGATAATATCTTAAATAATGCCATTAAATATTCGCCAGACGGCGGGACAATTACCTTCAGCATGAAGACCACAGATAGCCAGTTGATTGTGTCCGTCTCAGACGAAGGTCTGGGGATTCCGAAAGCAGATTTACCTAGAATTTTTGACCGATTCTATCGCGTGGACAAGGCACGATCTCGTGCCCAAGGTGGTACAGGTCTTGGTTTAGCTATTGCAAAAGAAATCGTAAAACAACATAAGGGCTTTATCTGGGCTAAAAGCGAATATGGTCATGGCTCAACGTTTACAATTGTCTTGCCGTACAGCAAGGACATCGCACTAGATGAGTGGGATGATTCAGATGAGGAAGAATAG
- a CDS encoding DNA-binding response regulator yields the protein MKKILIVDDEKPISDIIKFNMTREGYEVVTAFDGREALEVFEAEFPDIVILDLMLPELDGLEVARTIRKTSNVPILMLSAKDSEFDKVIGLEIGADDYVTKPFSNRELQARVKALLRRSELAETQTNIESIGTPELVIGDLVILPDAFVAKKHGKELELTHREFELLHHLAKHLGQVMTREHLLETVWGYDYFGDVRTVDVTIRRLREKIEDTPSRPEYILTRRGVGYFIKGND from the coding sequence ATGAAAAAAATATTAATTGTAGATGATGAAAAACCAATCTCAGATATTATTAAGTTTAATATGACTCGTGAGGGATATGAAGTTGTGACAGCTTTCGATGGACGTGAAGCCTTGGAAGTGTTTGAGGCTGAGTTTCCTGACATTGTCATTTTGGACTTGATGCTGCCAGAATTGGACGGACTAGAGGTTGCTCGAACGATTCGTAAGACCAGCAATGTTCCAATCTTGATGTTATCTGCTAAAGATAGCGAATTTGATAAGGTTATCGGGCTTGAAATCGGGGCGGATGATTATGTGACCAAGCCCTTCTCTAATCGCGAATTGCAGGCGCGTGTTAAGGCTCTTCTTCGTCGTAGTGAATTGGCAGAGACGCAGACAAATATTGAGTCAATAGGAACTCCAGAGTTGGTGATTGGCGATTTGGTCATTCTGCCTGATGCGTTTGTCGCTAAGAAGCATGGCAAAGAGCTGGAGCTGACCCATCGTGAGTTTGAATTGCTCCACCATCTGGCCAAACACTTAGGTCAGGTTATGACTCGAGAACATCTATTGGAAACAGTTTGGGGTTATGATTACTTTGGTGATGTCCGCACGGTGGATGTAACGATTCGTCGTCTGCGTGAGAAGATTGAAGATACACCAAGCAGACCAGAATACATTCTTACTCGTCGCGGAGTGGGATATTTTATAAAAGGAAATGATTAA
- a CDS encoding amino acid ABC transporter ATP-binding protein encodes MALVEFKDVNKYYGDYHALRNINLEFEPGQVVVLLGPSGSGKSTLIRTINGLEAIDEGTLIVNGHDISSTSIKELVSLRKEVGMVFQHFNLYPHKTVLENVTLAPIKVLGIDKATAEKTAQKYLEFVNLWDRKDSYPAMLSGGQKQRVAIARGLAMKPELLLFDEPTSALDPETIGDVLAVMQKLARDGMNMIVVTHEMGFAREVADRIIFMAEGEVLVDTTDVNGFFDNPTEPRAQQFLSKIINHESDKVKL; translated from the coding sequence ATGGCTTTAGTAGAATTTAAAGATGTCAACAAATACTATGGCGACTACCACGCCCTACGCAATATCAACTTGGAATTCGAACCTGGACAGGTTGTCGTTCTCCTTGGACCTTCCGGATCCGGAAAATCTACTCTCATTCGCACGATTAACGGTTTAGAAGCAATTGATGAAGGAACACTCATCGTCAATGGGCATGATATTTCCTCTACTTCTATCAAAGAGCTCGTATCACTTCGCAAAGAAGTTGGCATGGTTTTCCAGCATTTCAACCTTTACCCACACAAAACCGTGTTAGAAAATGTTACTTTAGCACCGATTAAGGTTTTGGGAATCGATAAGGCTACAGCTGAAAAAACTGCTCAAAAGTATCTTGAGTTTGTTAACCTCTGGGATCGGAAGGATTCCTACCCTGCTATGCTATCCGGAGGCCAAAAACAACGTGTCGCCATCGCTCGCGGCTTAGCTATGAAACCTGAGCTTCTACTCTTCGATGAACCAACATCTGCCTTGGACCCAGAAACTATCGGCGATGTACTTGCAGTTATGCAAAAATTGGCACGTGACGGGATGAACATGATTGTCGTAACACACGAAATGGGCTTTGCTCGTGAAGTAGCTGATCGCATCATCTTCATGGCTGAGGGAGAAGTTTTAGTTGATACAACAGATGTGAATGGCTTCTTTGACAATCCGACAGAGCCTCGTGCCCAACAATTCCTCAGCAAGATTATCAACCACGAATCTGACAAAGTAAAACTCTAG
- a CDS encoding glutamine ABC transporter substrate-binding protein, translating into MDKKKINIFFAIRLLVFGLILLVFAKQPVAQTETPASITNSDQVQTIIDRGVLRVGVKQDVPNFGYKNPDTGEFEGMEIDIARKIADELGVEIEFTPVTAQTRGPLLDNGQVDMVIATFTITEERKLLYNFTTPYYTDAVGFLVNKDSGIKTFTDLDGKTIGVAQGSITRTLISELADKYGISVNFAELGSYPELSVSLRAHRTDAFSVDQSILSGYISSKSELMDFSFSASDYGIVTKLSNKDLNDYLNSLVEKWTVDGSLQSIYDAYGLKPVTETDE; encoded by the coding sequence ATGGATAAGAAAAAAATCAACATTTTCTTTGCAATTAGATTATTGGTCTTTGGACTTATTCTTCTCGTTTTCGCAAAACAACCAGTAGCTCAAACAGAAACACCCGCATCCATTACCAATAGTGATCAAGTTCAAACTATCATCGATAGAGGCGTGCTCCGCGTCGGAGTGAAACAGGACGTCCCAAACTTTGGCTACAAGAACCCTGATACTGGTGAATTTGAGGGAATGGAGATTGACATTGCTCGTAAAATTGCAGATGAATTAGGTGTAGAGATCGAATTTACTCCCGTTACAGCGCAAACCCGAGGACCACTCTTAGATAACGGTCAAGTGGATATGGTCATCGCAACTTTTACCATCACTGAGGAACGTAAACTCCTCTACAATTTCACAACTCCTTACTACACAGATGCCGTTGGCTTCTTGGTCAATAAGGATAGTGGAATTAAGACATTTACCGACCTGGATGGAAAGACAATCGGTGTAGCTCAGGGTTCCATTACACGTACCCTCATCTCTGAACTAGCAGACAAATATGGTATCTCTGTCAATTTTGCAGAGCTTGGTTCTTATCCAGAACTCTCTGTCTCGCTACGTGCTCACCGTACAGACGCATTTTCAGTAGACCAATCTATCCTTTCTGGGTATATCAGCTCTAAATCTGAACTCATGGACTTTAGCTTCTCAGCTTCTGACTATGGAATTGTTACTAAATTATCTAACAAAGACCTTAACGACTACTTAAATAGTCTCGTAGAAAAATGGACTGTCGATGGTAGCCTACAGAGCATCTATGATGCCTATGGCCTCAAACCAGTCACAGAAACTGACGAATAG
- a CDS encoding amino acid ABC transporter permease, which translates to MTVLTTSPYAWENWVSYFKDFPTFFQGFLFTLAISVGAFIMAMFLGIVFGSLSSSKNKVLKIIARVYVEYYQNTPPLVQFMIVYYGLPLISNYVLMPSIYWTAVICVGLYHGAYIAEVIRAGIEAVPTGQTEAALSQGFTQAETMRIIILPQAIPTILPPLTNQVVNLIKNTATVAIISGADIMFMTKSWSAMNANYIPAFAGAAFLYFIMCFPVASWGRRIEEKNKSAFSH; encoded by the coding sequence ATGACAGTTTTAACAACTAGTCCTTACGCTTGGGAGAATTGGGTCAGTTATTTCAAGGATTTTCCAACCTTTTTCCAAGGTTTTCTCTTTACCTTAGCCATTTCTGTCGGTGCCTTTATCATGGCCATGTTTTTAGGAATTGTCTTTGGTAGTCTCTCTTCAAGTAAAAATAAAGTTTTAAAAATCATCGCACGTGTCTATGTTGAATACTATCAGAACACGCCGCCGTTGGTTCAGTTCATGATTGTTTATTATGGACTTCCACTGATTTCAAACTATGTTCTCATGCCGTCCATCTACTGGACAGCTGTTATCTGCGTGGGACTCTATCACGGTGCCTATATCGCAGAGGTCATTCGTGCAGGGATTGAGGCTGTGCCTACTGGGCAAACTGAAGCCGCACTCTCACAAGGATTTACTCAGGCTGAAACCATGCGGATTATCATTTTGCCACAGGCCATTCCAACAATCCTACCTCCATTAACTAACCAAGTAGTAAACTTGATTAAGAATACGGCTACTGTTGCCATCATTTCTGGAGCTGATATTATGTTTATGACAAAATCTTGGTCTGCTATGAATGCCAACTACATTCCAGCCTTTGCTGGTGCTGCTTTCCTTTACTTCATCATGTGCTTCCCTGTTGCAAGCTGGGGACGTCGCATTGAAGAAAAGAATAAGTCAGCTTTTTCACACTAG
- a CDS encoding amino acid ABC transporter permease: MNYVLELLKPSTFQLLWNGLKLTLYISSISVVFSVLFGMILAIMRNGKNPLFKWIATIYIEFVRNVPNLLWIFTVFLVFQMKSTPAGITAFTIFTTAAMAEIIRGGLNAIGPGQTEAGLSQGFTPVQIMVYIIMPQAIRKMLPAIISQIVTVIKDTSFLYSVIALQELFGSSQILMGRYFEAEQVFALYLMVALIYFSINFAISSLSRYVAKSWASSIE, translated from the coding sequence ATGAATTATGTTTTAGAATTACTCAAACCTTCAACCTTCCAACTCTTGTGGAATGGTCTGAAGCTAACCCTCTATATCTCCAGCATTTCCGTGGTCTTTTCTGTCCTGTTTGGGATGATTTTGGCCATTATGCGAAATGGTAAAAATCCACTATTCAAGTGGATTGCGACAATCTATATCGAGTTTGTACGAAACGTGCCTAACTTGCTTTGGATTTTCACGGTCTTCTTGGTCTTCCAAATGAAGTCAACGCCTGCTGGCATCACTGCTTTTACTATTTTTACCACGGCAGCCATGGCCGAGATTATCCGTGGTGGCCTCAACGCTATCGGACCAGGTCAGACTGAAGCTGGCTTGTCACAGGGATTTACCCCGGTACAAATCATGGTCTATATCATCATGCCGCAAGCCATTCGCAAGATGTTGCCAGCCATCATCTCACAGATTGTGACGGTCATCAAGGACACTAGTTTCCTCTACTCCGTTATCGCCCTGCAAGAACTCTTCGGTTCGAGTCAAATCCTCATGGGACGCTACTTTGAGGCGGAGCAAGTTTTTGCTCTCTATCTCATGGTTGCTCTGATTTACTTCAGTATCAACTTTGCTATTTCAAGCCTATCACGTTATGTAGCTAAGTCTTGGGCGAGTAGTATTGAATAA
- a CDS encoding threonine--tRNA ligase: MLKITFPDGAVREYQAGVTTFEIAESISKSLAKKALAGKFNGKLIDTTRAIEEDGTLEIVTPDHEDALDILRHSAAHLFAQAARRLFPDIKLGVGPAIQDGFYYDTDNAAGQISNEDLPRIQEEMMKIVKENFPSERREVTKEEALEIFKNDPYKLELIHEHSDDEGGLTIYTQGEYVDLCRGPHVPSTGRIQIFELLNVAGAYWRGKSENPMMQRVYGTAWFDKKDLKAYLQMREEAKERDHRKLGKELDLFMISQEVGQGLPFWLPNGATIRRTLERYITDKELASGYQHVYTPPLASVELYKTSGHWEHYSEDMFPTMDMGDGEEFVLRPMNCPHHIQVYKNHVRSYRELPVRIAELGMMHRYEKSGALTGLQRVREMTLNDGHIFVTPEQIQEEFKKALQLIIDVYADFNLNDYRFRLSYRDPEDKEKYYDNDEMWENAQRMLKGAMDEMGVDYFEAEGEAAFYGPKLDIQVKTALGNEETLSTIQLDFLLPERFGLTYIGADGEEHRPVMIHRGVISTMERFTAILIETYKGAFPTWLAPTQVTLIPISVEAHLDYAWKVAKELQDRGVRVHVDERNEKMQYKIRQSQTSKIPYQLIVGDKEMEDNAVNVRRYGSKATQTQSVAEFVDHILADIARKSRPAETAE; encoded by the coding sequence ATGTTAAAAATTACTTTCCCAGATGGTGCTGTTCGTGAGTACCAGGCTGGTGTGACAACTTTTGAAATTGCGGAGAGCATCAGCAAGTCTTTGGCGAAAAAGGCTCTTGCTGGTAAGTTCAATGGTAAATTGATTGACACCACTCGTGCTATTGAAGAGGACGGTACGCTTGAAATCGTGACGCCTGACCACGAGGATGCCTTGGATATCTTGCGTCACTCAGCGGCTCACTTGTTCGCCCAAGCGGCTCGTCGCCTTTTCCCAGACATTAAGTTGGGTGTTGGTCCAGCTATTCAAGACGGTTTCTACTATGACACGGACAATGCAGCTGGTCAGATTTCAAATGAAGACCTGCCACGCATTCAGGAAGAGATGATGAAGATTGTCAAGGAAAACTTCCCTTCTGAACGCCGTGAAGTAACTAAGGAAGAAGCACTTGAGATTTTCAAAAATGATCCATACAAGTTGGAATTGATTCACGAGCACTCTGATGATGAAGGTGGTTTGACCATCTATACTCAGGGCGAATACGTTGACCTCTGCCGTGGCCCACACGTTCCGTCAACAGGTCGTATCCAAATTTTTGAATTGCTCAACGTGGCTGGTGCATACTGGCGTGGTAAGAGCGAAAATCCAATGATGCAACGTGTCTATGGTACAGCTTGGTTTGACAAGAAAGACCTCAAGGCTTACCTTCAAATGCGTGAGGAAGCCAAAGAGCGTGACCACCGTAAACTTGGTAAGGAATTGGATCTCTTCATGATCAGCCAAGAAGTTGGTCAAGGTTTGCCATTCTGGTTGCCAAATGGAGCAACCATCCGTCGTACCTTGGAGCGTTACATCACAGACAAGGAATTGGCTTCTGGTTACCAGCACGTTTACACACCACCATTGGCTTCTGTTGAACTCTATAAGACTTCGGGTCACTGGGAGCATTACTCAGAAGATATGTTCCCGACTATGGACATGGGTGACGGTGAAGAGTTCGTTCTTCGTCCGATGAACTGTCCGCACCACATTCAAGTTTATAAGAACCATGTGCGTTCTTACCGTGAGTTGCCTGTGCGTATCGCTGAGCTTGGTATGATGCACCGCTATGAGAAATCAGGTGCATTGACTGGCTTGCAACGGGTGCGTGAGATGACGCTTAACGACGGTCATATTTTCGTGACACCTGAACAAATCCAAGAAGAGTTCAAAAAAGCTCTCCAGTTGATTATCGATGTGTACGCAGATTTCAACCTAAACGACTATCGTTTCCGCCTGTCTTATCGTGATCCAGAGGACAAAGAGAAGTACTATGACAACGATGAGATGTGGGAAAATGCCCAGCGGATGTTGAAAGGTGCCATGGATGAAATGGGCGTGGACTACTTTGAGGCTGAGGGTGAAGCGGCCTTCTACGGTCCGAAATTGGATATCCAAGTGAAAACTGCCCTTGGTAACGAGGAAACTCTGTCAACCATTCAGTTGGACTTCCTCTTGCCAGAACGCTTTGGCTTGACTTATATCGGTGCTGACGGTGAGGAGCACCGTCCAGTCATGATTCACCGTGGTGTTATCTCAACCATGGAACGCTTCACTGCCATCTTGATTGAAACCTACAAGGGTGCCTTCCCAACCTGGTTGGCTCCAACCCAAGTGACACTCATTCCGATTTCTGTGGAAGCTCACTTGGACTACGCTTGGAAGGTTGCCAAAGAATTGCAAGACCGTGGCGTTCGCGTACACGTGGATGAGCGGAACGAGAAGATGCAATACAAGATTCGTCAGAGTCAGACCAGCAAGATTCCATACCAACTCATCGTCGGTGACAAGGAAATGGAAGACAATGCAGTCAACGTTCGTCGCTACGGAAGCAAGGCAACGCAAACTCAGTCTGTGGCAGAATTTGTGGATCATATCTTAGCAGATATTGCCCGCAAGTCACGTCCAGCTGAAACAGCTGAATAA
- a CDS encoding MazG-like protein: MKLTSIPQETIDRCLAVRKAYRELEIKHHDKEWSVEEDLLALSNDIGNMNRLIMTKQGRYYDETPYTLEHKIAENIWWLIELADRLDIDIQKEMETFLAQKEELLGIKK; this comes from the coding sequence ATGAAGTTGACCAGCATTCCACAAGAAACGATTGACCGTTGCCTAGCCGTTCGCAAGGCTTATAGAGAGCTGGAAATCAAGCACCATGACAAAGAGTGGTCCGTCGAGGAGGATCTCTTGGCCTTGAGCAATGATATTGGCAACATGAACCGTCTGATTATGACCAAGCAGGGGCGTTACTATGATGAAACGCCTTATACCTTGGAGCATAAAATAGCTGAAAATATCTGGTGGTTGATCGAATTAGCCGACCGCCTGGATATTGATATTCAAAAAGAAATGGAAACCTTTTTAGCTCAAAAAGAAGAGTTATTGGGGATTAAAAAATAA
- a CDS encoding transposase, with protein sequence MLTTTFDERVLKEQLFDENALYFYDFVAKYDEEMVPVMKARGYTCIHSMERTVAFTFGEFTFRRRRWKKGDKWCVPVDEKLGLTKNTRFSWEFMYQIAKLSTMMPYEKVTQVIQMTYHIIITKPIVVKAVKLCNELLTEREVYRFYKETEEIEKQRVDVIYIEGDGVMVKARDIDTDNRHYDLSHFVVHTGSQKVGSNRFELKDKKEFVGLDNRLAREQVLDYLYNTYEITDNTLLITNSDGGHGYTPYVFKEIAKALKIKRHEHFWDEYHVNQKLKSFFKPYSEELLDKAFQAIKQHDKGKLRTVLDTTESLVLTEEEMEEFEKFKRKLLNNFQYTKPAELRGFTHAGIGIMESQHRKITYRMKKRGMYWTVLGAETMSRIIVLNHEEQLRDLFFGSWREEYEKIAELESITAATIKQKLNQIEREYTLHHLYNREGKKNL encoded by the coding sequence ATGTTAACCACTACTTTTGATGAGCGAGTGCTAAAAGAACAATTGTTTGATGAGAATGCACTATATTTTTATGATTTTGTGGCCAAGTATGATGAAGAAATGGTTCCTGTTATGAAGGCTAGGGGTTATACTTGTATACACTCAATGGAGCGGACAGTCGCTTTTACTTTTGGTGAATTTACTTTTCGACGTCGTCGATGGAAGAAGGGTGATAAGTGGTGTGTACCAGTTGATGAGAAATTGGGATTAACAAAGAATACACGTTTCTCCTGGGAATTCATGTATCAAATTGCTAAATTATCGACAATGATGCCCTATGAGAAGGTTACCCAGGTTATTCAGATGACCTATCATATCATTATCACAAAACCTATTGTTGTTAAAGCTGTCAAACTCTGCAATGAGTTGCTGACAGAACGTGAAGTCTATCGTTTTTACAAAGAGACTGAGGAGATAGAAAAGCAGAGGGTTGATGTGATATACATTGAGGGAGACGGTGTCATGGTCAAGGCACGTGACATAGACACGGATAACCGACACTATGATTTATCTCACTTCGTAGTTCATACAGGCAGTCAGAAAGTGGGGAGCAACCGATTTGAGCTGAAAGACAAAAAGGAATTTGTTGGTCTAGATAATCGATTGGCCAGAGAACAGGTACTAGACTATCTTTATAACACTTACGAGATAACAGACAATACCCTGCTGATTACCAATTCTGACGGTGGTCATGGCTATACCCCTTATGTTTTCAAAGAGATTGCCAAGGCTTTGAAAATTAAACGTCACGAACATTTTTGGGATGAGTATCATGTCAACCAGAAGCTAAAATCCTTCTTCAAGCCCTACTCAGAAGAGTTGCTAGACAAAGCTTTTCAGGCGATAAAACAACATGATAAAGGCAAACTACGTACAGTGTTAGACACTACAGAATCGTTAGTATTGACTGAAGAAGAAATGGAGGAGTTCGAGAAGTTCAAGAGGAAGCTTCTTAATAATTTTCAATACACTAAGCCAGCCGAGCTGAGAGGCTTTACTCATGCAGGGATAGGTATTATGGAGTCACAACATCGTAAAATCACGTATAGGATGAAGAAACGTGGCATGTATTGGACCGTTTTGGGAGCAGAGACAATGAGTCGTATTATAGTCCTCAACCACGAGGAACAACTCAGAGATTTATTTTTCGGCTCCTGGCGTGAAGAGTATGAAAAGATCGCTGAACTAGAATCTATTACAGCTGCGACAATCAAGCAAAAACTTAACCAGATTGAACGAGAGTATACTCTCCATCATCTATACAATAGAGAAGGAAAGAAAAATCTCTGA
- a CDS encoding cobalamin biosynthesis protein CobQ — protein MKIQTTNLDKGGGGKSSQTFNQGDWLSRIKNKRTLLIDGARECNLTHSFDVTSEKTIYDIFTTGEYEICRINDNLSLIRGDERLTDEQLDLSSRNNKYLQLFMWFSEHYDELAEQFDIILIDTHNDESLVTANFIAVSDIVLGVTDASTNGFRAWLALKRFVDRIKSEAIEVITKKSYVKVEPYIIGNKIEYYGNNVTDTCNQFLDVIQEDEAYLGSIQKKELVAKSLVINQSVFEQREQMTDKQKQAHQKFYNNIEYVYQNILKVLEGEAA, from the coding sequence ATGAAAATTCAAACAACAAACCTAGACAAAGGTGGCGGTGGGAAAAGCAGCCAGACCTTCAATCAGGGTGATTGGTTGTCACGTATTAAAAATAAACGGACCCTGTTGATTGATGGCGCAAGAGAATGTAATTTAACGCATTCCTTCGACGTAACCAGCGAGAAGACTATCTATGATATTTTTACAACTGGCGAGTATGAAATTTGTCGCATCAACGATAATCTTAGTCTCATTCGTGGGGATGAACGCTTAACGGATGAACAATTAGACCTATCCAGTAGAAATAATAAATACCTTCAGCTGTTCATGTGGTTTAGTGAGCATTACGATGAGCTAGCAGAACAGTTTGATATTATCTTGATCGATACCCACAATGACGAAAGTCTTGTGACAGCTAATTTTATTGCTGTTTCTGATATCGTCTTAGGAGTAACTGATGCTTCAACGAATGGTTTTCGTGCCTGGCTTGCTCTCAAAAGGTTTGTAGATCGGATTAAGAGTGAGGCAATTGAGGTTATCACCAAGAAGAGTTATGTCAAAGTAGAGCCTTATATTATTGGCAATAAAATCGAGTATTACGGAAACAATGTAACAGATACCTGTAACCAATTCCTGGATGTTATTCAAGAAGATGAGGCGTACCTGGGTTCTATTCAGAAGAAAGAGTTGGTCGCTAAGAGCCTAGTCATTAACCAGAGTGTGTTTGAGCAGCGTGAACAAATGACAGACAAACAAAAACAAGCGCACCAAAAGTTTTATAATAATATAGAGTATGTCTATCAAAACATCTTAAAAGTACTAGAAGGAGAGGCTGCATAA